CATACAATATATCTATTATGCTAGAATGATTATACATACTTGTATTGATGCTAGTAACTCGGCACTGGCATCTGAAGCAGGCACAACTTTGGATTTTCTAGATATTTGTTTTGACTCATTCTGTTTACTGCCTTTCTTTCTGGTTAATAAAGAGAAAAATTTGATGCATCAGTGTTCATTAAGACATAAAAGAGCCATGTTTATGCAAAATCTGGATCTTACCGTCTTGCTTCCTCTTTTCGAAGCTTCACGTCAATTACCTTTTTTGTTGATTGTGTCTAAAAACAAAGAGGAGTAACACAAAAATCAGATTAGAAACGAAAATATTAATGATTTACGATGAATAGACAAGGATTCTCCACTTACCCTAAATCGCCATTGATACATGTTGAAGGTAGGGAGGAGAAGAAGTATAAAGTGAAAAACAAATTAGGGTAAAACGAGAAGAAGAAATAGAAAAGAAGAAACATAGATATGAGACTATGAGTTTTACCCGATGAAGAACAGTGAATCACCATTGAAGAGAGGAAGGAGATAGGCGGAGAAGACAAGAAGGTAATTAGGTCTACGGATTCCTTTTATCTATTCTAGCCTTTTTATTTTATAAAATTATATTAAGAATTGAAATATCTAAATATAATAAATATAATATAATTTAGATTAATTTGAGGGTATAACGGTATTTACGGAAATTAAAATCCTAATATGACAAAAGATGTAGCTAAAGTTTTAGAGAGACGAATCTAAGTTGAAAGTGTTTCTTTTTTTCCAATTTTCCCTAAAACAAATATTAAATAAAAGGAAAAATTGATGGATACGACTGGTTTGAGGACTAAAATAATAAAATATTAAACCTAGCTAGGTGTTTGTTCGCACATGTGGACATAAGTATCTTATCAATTATTTATTAATATTTACATTATTAATTAAAAATATCACCAGCTATGTTTAACTTTTAAATAGTAGTATAAATTTATTAAATTTAATAATTATTATAACCAAAACTAATTGTTTTCAATCATCTACCAAAATGTTAAAAAGACTTTCCAGACGAC
The DNA window shown above is from Brassica oleracea var. oleracea cultivar TO1000 chromosome C3, BOL, whole genome shotgun sequence and carries:
- the LOC106334369 gene encoding probable serine/threonine-protein kinase At1g09600; amino-acid sequence: MYQWRFRTQSTKKVIDVKLRKEEARRKKGSKQNESKQISRKSKVVPASDASAELLASIQKRQGENNQTSMSEKFNPNEDAALKSVMMRGLNWSPPLSKELVMPVFCST